In Zalophus californianus isolate mZalCal1 chromosome 4, mZalCal1.pri.v2, whole genome shotgun sequence, the following proteins share a genomic window:
- the MFSD14A gene encoding hippocampus abundant transcript 1 protein isoform X2: protein MTQGKKKKRAANRSIMLAKKIIIKDGGTPQGIGSPSVYHAVIVIFLEFFAWGLLTAPTLVVLHETFPKHTFLMNGLIQGVKGLLSFLSAPLIGALSDVWGRKSFLLLTVFFTCAPIPLMKISPWWYFAVISVSGVFAVTFSVVFAYVADITQEHERSMAYGLVSATFAASLVTSPAIGAYLGRVYGDSLVVVLATAIALLDICFILVAVPESLPEKMRPASWGAPISWEQADPFAIMKFSPESVAAFIAVLGILSIIAQTIVLSLLMRSIGNKNTILLGLGFQILQLAWYGFGSEPWMMWAAGAVAAMSSITFPAVSALVSRTADADQQGVVQGMITGIRGLCNGLGPALYGFIFYIFHVELKELPMTGTDLGTNTSPQHHFEQNSIIPGPPFLFGACSVLLALLVALFIPEHTNLSLRSSSWRKHCGSHSHPHSTQAPGEAKEPLLQDTNV from the exons ccTCAAGGAATAGGTTCTCCTAGTGTCTACCATGCGGTGATCGTCATCTTTTTGGAGTTTTTTGCTTGGGGATTATTGACAGCACCCACCTTGGTG gTATTACATGAAACCTTTCCTAAACATACATTTCTGATGAATGGCTTAATTCAAGGAGTAAAG ggTTTGTTGTCATTCCTCAGTGCCCCACTTATTGGTGCTCTTTCTGATGTTTGGGGTCGGAAATCCTTCTTGCTGCTAACAGTATTTTTCACGTGTGCCCCAATTCCTTTAATGAAGATCAGCCCATG GTGGTACTTTGCTGTTATCTCTGTTTCTGGGGTTTTTGCAGTGACTTTCTCTGTGGTATTTGCATATGTGGCAGATATAACCCAAGAACATGAAAGAAGTATGGCTTATGGACTG GTTTCAGCAACATTTGCTGCAAGTCTGGTAACCAGCCCCGCAATTGGAGCTTACCTCGGCCGAGTGTACGGGGACAGCTTGGTGGTGGTCCTGGCTACAGCCATAGCGTTGCTGGATATTTGTTTTATCCTCGTTGCTGTGCCAGAGTCCTTGCCCGAGAAGATGCGGCCAGCGTCATGGGGGGCACCCATTTCCTGGGAACAGGCTGACCCCTTTGCG ATAATGAAGTTCTCACCAGAAAGTGTTGCAGCATTTATAGCAGTCCTTGGCATTCTTTCCATTATTGCACAG acCATAGTCTTGAGTTTACTTATGCGGTCAATTGGAAATAAGAACACCATTTTATTGGGTCTAGGATTTCAAATATTACAGCTGGCGTGGTATGGCTTTGGTTCAGAACCTTG GATGATGTGGGCTGCCGGGGCCGTAGCGGCCATGTCTAGCATTACCTTTCCAGCGGTCAGTGCCCTTGTTTCACGAACTGCTGATGCTGATCAACAAG GTGTTGTTCAAGGAATGATAACAGGAATTCGAGGATTGTGCAATGGTCTGGGACCAGCTCTTTATGGATTCATTTTCTACATATTCCATGTGGAACTTAAAGAACTGCCAATGACAGGAACAGACTTGGGAACAAACACAAGCCCACAGCACCACTTTGAACAG aattcgATCATCCCTGGCCCCCCCTTCCTATTTGGAGCCTGTTCGGTACTGCTGGCTCTGCTTGTTGCCTTGTTTATTCCAGAACATACCAATTTGAGCTTACGGTCCAGCAGCTGGAGAAAGCACTGTGGCAGTCACAGCCATCCTCACAGTACACAAGCGCCAGGAGAGGCCAAAGAACCTTTGCTCCAGGACACAAATGTGTGA
- the MFSD14A gene encoding hippocampus abundant transcript 1 protein isoform X1, which yields MTQGKKKKRAANRSIMLAKKIIIKDGGTPQGIGSPSVYHAVIVIFLEFFAWGLLTAPTLVVLHETFPKHTFLMNGLIQGVKGLLSFLSAPLIGALSDVWGRKSFLLLTVFFTCAPIPLMKISPWWYFAVISVSGVFAVTFSVVFAYVADITQEHERSMAYGLVSATFAASLVTSPAIGAYLGRVYGDSLVVVLATAIALLDICFILVAVPESLPEKMRPASWGAPISWEQADPFASLKKVGQDSIVLLICITVFLSYLPEAGQYSSFFLYLRQIMKFSPESVAAFIAVLGILSIIAQTIVLSLLMRSIGNKNTILLGLGFQILQLAWYGFGSEPWMMWAAGAVAAMSSITFPAVSALVSRTADADQQGVVQGMITGIRGLCNGLGPALYGFIFYIFHVELKELPMTGTDLGTNTSPQHHFEQNSIIPGPPFLFGACSVLLALLVALFIPEHTNLSLRSSSWRKHCGSHSHPHSTQAPGEAKEPLLQDTNV from the exons ccTCAAGGAATAGGTTCTCCTAGTGTCTACCATGCGGTGATCGTCATCTTTTTGGAGTTTTTTGCTTGGGGATTATTGACAGCACCCACCTTGGTG gTATTACATGAAACCTTTCCTAAACATACATTTCTGATGAATGGCTTAATTCAAGGAGTAAAG ggTTTGTTGTCATTCCTCAGTGCCCCACTTATTGGTGCTCTTTCTGATGTTTGGGGTCGGAAATCCTTCTTGCTGCTAACAGTATTTTTCACGTGTGCCCCAATTCCTTTAATGAAGATCAGCCCATG GTGGTACTTTGCTGTTATCTCTGTTTCTGGGGTTTTTGCAGTGACTTTCTCTGTGGTATTTGCATATGTGGCAGATATAACCCAAGAACATGAAAGAAGTATGGCTTATGGACTG GTTTCAGCAACATTTGCTGCAAGTCTGGTAACCAGCCCCGCAATTGGAGCTTACCTCGGCCGAGTGTACGGGGACAGCTTGGTGGTGGTCCTGGCTACAGCCATAGCGTTGCTGGATATTTGTTTTATCCTCGTTGCTGTGCCAGAGTCCTTGCCCGAGAAGATGCGGCCAGCGTCATGGGGGGCACCCATTTCCTGGGAACAGGCTGACCCCTTTGCG TCCTTAAAAAAAGTGGGCCAAGATTCCATAGTGCTGCTAATCTGCATTACGGTGTTTCTCTCCTACCTACCGGAGGCAGGCCAATACTCCAGCTTCTTTTTATACCTCAGACAG ATAATGAAGTTCTCACCAGAAAGTGTTGCAGCATTTATAGCAGTCCTTGGCATTCTTTCCATTATTGCACAG acCATAGTCTTGAGTTTACTTATGCGGTCAATTGGAAATAAGAACACCATTTTATTGGGTCTAGGATTTCAAATATTACAGCTGGCGTGGTATGGCTTTGGTTCAGAACCTTG GATGATGTGGGCTGCCGGGGCCGTAGCGGCCATGTCTAGCATTACCTTTCCAGCGGTCAGTGCCCTTGTTTCACGAACTGCTGATGCTGATCAACAAG GTGTTGTTCAAGGAATGATAACAGGAATTCGAGGATTGTGCAATGGTCTGGGACCAGCTCTTTATGGATTCATTTTCTACATATTCCATGTGGAACTTAAAGAACTGCCAATGACAGGAACAGACTTGGGAACAAACACAAGCCCACAGCACCACTTTGAACAG aattcgATCATCCCTGGCCCCCCCTTCCTATTTGGAGCCTGTTCGGTACTGCTGGCTCTGCTTGTTGCCTTGTTTATTCCAGAACATACCAATTTGAGCTTACGGTCCAGCAGCTGGAGAAAGCACTGTGGCAGTCACAGCCATCCTCACAGTACACAAGCGCCAGGAGAGGCCAAAGAACCTTTGCTCCAGGACACAAATGTGTGA